The following proteins are encoded in a genomic region of Mycolicibacterium rutilum:
- a CDS encoding M28 family peptidase: protein MTRWAALIGVLGVLAGLTSCSSEQAPPADQAQHIADSVTADGMYTHLQKLQDIADTNAGSRADGTRGYDASIDYVAQFLRDKGFDVTTPEFELLDRTEGGKPTLRVGGRDFPVDQASLLITTPRGGLNAVTLRPQRAAGCRTADYGGRSMRGAIAIVDDTGCSVVDKQNAAVNQGAVGLLVVSNPGNTGAPPGLFTPGYYRGLTVPVAVIDSAADAALRRTSASVRLVLDSKPVMRKTRNVLAQTKTGDTRNVVVAGAHLDSSRGSPGINDDGTGVAALLETAAALGSEPQVANAVRFAFWASEENGPAGPTRYVQGLSREELADIALYLGFDMLGSPNAGYFTYDGDQSAQPNPDIPLQSVPDGSAGIERTLAGYLNTAGVRPADMPLTRFTDYYPFLAAGVPVGGLTAGSSQRKSEVQARLWGGRAGIPYDPNYRTARDKIDAVNRDALSTLGSAAAYAVAAYAQAVDGVNGVPVRDQRHRTAP from the coding sequence ATGACCAGGTGGGCGGCCCTCATCGGCGTCCTCGGTGTCCTCGCCGGCTTGACGTCGTGTTCGTCGGAGCAGGCGCCGCCGGCGGACCAGGCGCAGCACATCGCCGACTCGGTCACCGCCGACGGGATGTACACCCACCTGCAGAAGTTGCAGGACATCGCCGACACCAACGCCGGTAGCCGCGCCGACGGCACCCGCGGATACGACGCCTCCATCGACTACGTGGCGCAGTTCCTGCGCGACAAGGGTTTCGACGTGACCACGCCGGAATTCGAATTGCTCGACCGCACCGAGGGTGGTAAACCCACGCTGCGGGTCGGCGGCCGCGACTTCCCGGTCGATCAGGCGTCCCTGCTGATCACCACGCCTCGGGGCGGGCTGAACGCCGTCACGCTGCGGCCGCAGCGGGCCGCCGGCTGCCGTACCGCCGACTACGGCGGCAGGTCGATGCGCGGCGCGATCGCGATCGTCGACGACACCGGATGCTCGGTCGTCGACAAGCAGAACGCGGCCGTGAATCAGGGCGCCGTCGGGCTCCTCGTCGTCAGCAACCCCGGCAACACCGGGGCCCCGCCCGGGCTGTTCACCCCGGGGTACTACCGCGGGTTGACCGTTCCGGTGGCCGTCATCGACAGCGCCGCCGACGCCGCGCTGCGACGCACCAGCGCCTCCGTGCGCCTGGTCCTCGACAGCAAGCCGGTCATGCGCAAGACGCGAAACGTGCTAGCGCAAACCAAGACCGGGGACACCCGCAACGTCGTGGTGGCCGGCGCACATCTGGACAGCTCGCGGGGCAGTCCGGGAATCAACGACGACGGCACCGGTGTCGCCGCGCTGCTGGAGACCGCGGCCGCGCTCGGGTCCGAACCCCAGGTCGCCAACGCGGTCCGCTTCGCGTTCTGGGCGTCCGAGGAGAACGGGCCCGCCGGGCCGACACGCTATGTGCAGGGGCTGTCGCGGGAGGAACTCGCCGACATCGCACTGTATCTGGGCTTCGACATGCTCGGCTCGCCCAACGCCGGGTACTTCACCTACGACGGTGACCAGTCGGCTCAGCCCAACCCCGACATCCCGTTGCAGTCGGTGCCCGACGGCTCCGCGGGCATCGAGCGGACACTGGCCGGATACCTGAACACCGCCGGAGTCCGACCGGCCGACATGCCGCTGACCCGGTTCACCGACTACTACCCGTTCCTGGCGGCCGGTGTTCCCGTCGGCGGCCTGACCGCGGGTTCGTCACAACGCAAAAGCGAAGTGCAGGCACGGCTTTGGGGCGGTCGCGCCGGGATCCCGTACGACCCGAACTACCGCACTGCGCGGGACAAGATCGACGCGGTCAACCGGGACGCGCTGTCCACCCTCGGATCGGCCGCTGCCTACGCCGTGGCCGCGTATGCGCAGGCCGTCGACGGGGTCAACGGTGTTCCGGTTCGGGATCAACGGCATCGGACCGCTCCGTAG
- a CDS encoding M28 family metallopeptidase, which produces MSRAVGLLATIVVVLAGCGSDTQPQPTVQPPSTQPGVAPAATEFAGSLARRTTADAMYAHLSRLQEIADEHGGNRALGTPGYDASVDYVANTLRDKGFDVQTPEFEVRLPFAEEPSLTVDGTSVEARPLNFTIGTPPDGVSGPLVPARVEDTPGCTAADYDGLPVDGAVVLVDRGKCPFSEKEKAAADRGAVALIVANNEDNDEMGGTLGENTAVRIPVISVNKADGERLRAEPGDTAIKLNAGVRTEKARNVIAQTKTGDTHNVVMAGAHLDSVPEGPGINDNGSGVAAILETALQLGASPEVNYAVRFGFWGAEEVGLYGSNNYVQSLDTEGLKDISLYLNYDMVASPNPGYFTYDGDQSLPPDRNGVVRRIPEGSAGVERTLAAYLDAAGKPAQDTTFDGRSDYDGFTLAGIPAGGTFAGADSDMTSEEADRWGGRAGEPHDPNYHKASDTVDNIDRTALGIHGAGVAYAIGIYSQDQGGQNGVPARDLRTRHPLAS; this is translated from the coding sequence ATGTCGAGAGCTGTTGGGCTGCTGGCCACGATCGTCGTCGTGCTTGCCGGTTGCGGCAGCGACACCCAGCCGCAGCCCACCGTGCAGCCGCCGTCCACCCAGCCCGGCGTCGCGCCGGCCGCCACCGAGTTCGCCGGCTCGCTGGCCCGGCGCACCACCGCCGACGCGATGTACGCGCATCTGTCGCGGCTGCAGGAGATTGCCGACGAGCACGGCGGTAATCGCGCTCTCGGCACGCCCGGTTACGACGCCAGCGTCGACTACGTAGCGAACACACTGCGTGACAAGGGTTTCGACGTCCAGACGCCGGAGTTCGAGGTGCGCCTGCCGTTCGCTGAGGAACCGTCGTTGACGGTCGACGGCACCTCGGTCGAGGCCCGTCCGCTGAACTTCACCATCGGCACCCCGCCCGACGGGGTGTCGGGTCCGTTGGTGCCCGCCCGCGTCGAGGACACCCCGGGCTGCACCGCCGCCGACTATGACGGTCTGCCCGTCGACGGAGCGGTGGTGCTCGTCGATCGCGGTAAGTGCCCGTTCTCGGAGAAAGAGAAGGCCGCCGCCGACCGCGGCGCCGTCGCCCTGATCGTCGCCAACAACGAGGACAACGACGAGATGGGCGGAACGCTCGGCGAGAACACCGCCGTGCGGATACCGGTCATCAGTGTCAACAAGGCCGACGGCGAACGGCTGCGCGCCGAACCCGGCGACACCGCCATCAAACTCAACGCCGGCGTGCGCACCGAGAAGGCCCGCAACGTCATCGCCCAGACCAAGACCGGCGACACCCACAACGTCGTGATGGCCGGCGCGCACCTCGACAGTGTTCCGGAAGGCCCCGGCATCAACGACAATGGATCCGGCGTCGCCGCCATCCTCGAGACGGCGCTGCAACTGGGAGCTTCCCCTGAGGTGAACTACGCGGTGCGCTTCGGCTTCTGGGGCGCAGAGGAGGTCGGGTTGTACGGGTCCAACAACTACGTGCAGTCCCTCGACACCGAAGGACTCAAGGACATCTCGCTGTACCTGAACTACGACATGGTGGCCTCGCCGAACCCCGGCTACTTCACCTATGACGGCGACCAGTCGCTGCCGCCCGACCGCAACGGCGTGGTCCGCCGCATCCCCGAAGGGTCCGCCGGTGTCGAGCGCACCCTGGCGGCGTATCTCGACGCCGCCGGAAAGCCCGCGCAGGACACCACTTTCGATGGCCGCTCCGACTACGACGGCTTCACCCTCGCCGGCATTCCGGCCGGCGGAACCTTCGCCGGAGCGGACTCCGACATGACTTCCGAGGAGGCCGACCGATGGGGCGGCCGGGCCGGTGAGCCGCACGACCCCAACTACCACAAGGCCTCCGACACGGTGGACAACATCGACCGCACCGCCCTCGGAATCCACGGCGCGGGCGTCGCATACGCCATCGGGATCTACTCGCAGGACCAGGGCGGCCAGAACGGTGTGCCCGCCCGCGACCTCCGCACCCGCCACCCGCTCGCATCATGA
- a CDS encoding HTTM domain-containing protein: protein MSAVQDRGRRAVNAWQSFWFGKEPGYTLGIVRMVFGLLMIGWTLLLASDLNVAFGTDGVVPRPPSRTFTWGVFHVYASESAVLIGWLVLLIAAIALTVGWQSRIAAIVVFVLIMSFERRNPVIFNSGDTVIRITALYLALAPCGAALSMDQRRRTGSFFSARDIRPWALRLLQIQLTIIYVTTVIHKLAGETWQNGTAVGYSLRQRDLLIVPTPDWLSHNLLFSNALTWGTLVIELAIGILVWKRSWRPWVLAGGVVLHLSISLFLEVGFFSCAMFVLYLAFIPPERAEALAKGTQTRLAALKARVLDRFSDEDDDEEDDEAAFVPAAPREEPSPADHTESPDRDDVPVTASRPAATNGHRPPQRPLRVKLPTEIFVDRHGDPRQQRIVEAGRARNGNGHTDISSPIPGGRRNPDALSIPLPIPGAEHLSDAPAGRHARRNGELTGHRN from the coding sequence ATGTCCGCCGTCCAGGACCGCGGCCGGCGCGCGGTGAACGCCTGGCAGTCTTTCTGGTTCGGCAAGGAACCCGGCTACACCCTCGGCATCGTGCGAATGGTGTTCGGACTGCTGATGATCGGCTGGACGCTGCTGCTGGCGTCCGACCTCAACGTCGCGTTCGGTACCGACGGCGTCGTTCCGCGTCCGCCGTCGAGGACCTTCACCTGGGGTGTCTTTCATGTCTACGCCAGCGAGAGCGCAGTCCTCATCGGGTGGCTCGTCCTGCTGATCGCCGCGATCGCGCTGACCGTGGGATGGCAGAGCCGAATCGCAGCGATCGTCGTGTTCGTCCTGATCATGTCCTTCGAGCGACGTAATCCGGTGATCTTCAACTCCGGCGACACCGTCATCCGCATCACGGCGCTCTATCTCGCCCTGGCGCCGTGCGGTGCCGCCCTGTCGATGGATCAACGCCGGCGGACCGGGTCGTTCTTCTCGGCCCGCGACATCCGCCCGTGGGCGCTGCGCCTGCTCCAGATCCAGCTGACGATCATCTACGTGACGACGGTCATCCACAAGCTGGCCGGCGAAACCTGGCAGAACGGCACCGCGGTCGGATACTCGCTGCGCCAACGGGACCTGCTCATCGTCCCCACCCCGGACTGGCTGTCACACAATCTGCTGTTCTCCAACGCCCTGACATGGGGCACGCTCGTCATCGAACTGGCGATCGGAATCCTGGTCTGGAAGCGGTCATGGCGGCCCTGGGTGCTGGCCGGCGGCGTGGTCCTGCACCTGTCCATCAGCCTGTTCCTGGAGGTCGGCTTCTTCTCCTGCGCCATGTTCGTGCTCTACCTCGCGTTCATTCCGCCCGAGCGGGCCGAAGCACTCGCGAAAGGCACGCAAACCCGACTCGCCGCGCTCAAGGCGCGCGTCCTCGACAGGTTCTCCGACGAGGACGACGACGAGGAAGACGACGAGGCCGCGTTCGTACCCGCGGCGCCGCGTGAGGAGCCCAGTCCGGCAGACCACACCGAGTCACCCGACCGCGACGACGTTCCGGTTACTGCGTCGCGCCCCGCCGCAACCAACGGGCACCGCCCGCCGCAGCGCCCGCTGCGGGTCAAGTTGCCGACCGAGATCTTCGTCGACCGTCACGGGGACCCGCGTCAGCAACGGATCGTCGAGGCCGGACGGGCCCGCAACGGTAACGGTCACACCGACATCAGCAGTCCGATCCCCGGCGGTCGCCGCAACCCGGACGCGTTGTCGATACCGCTTCCCATCCCCGGGGCCGAGCACTTGTCCGACGCTCCAGCGGGTCGCCATGCCCGCCGAAACGGGGAGCTCACCGGCCACAGGAACTGA
- a CDS encoding beta strand repeat-containing protein, which yields MSGGRHRATQNPLVKPRTVGFSLFAGGMALTLAQYQAPPTVSIQLVNAPGALGSGQVPLAPADDDGGADSTSGGSDDDGNTGSGGDTDGGADGGSTGGDSRPKTRVGAGTTTGGAIGTTSGGDEEESESDSSRRTTSSDPERAFGPTALLGGLVGGLTDTVGGVTNGLTDTVGGVTNGLTDTVGGVTDGLTTADVTGSLGSVTDTLGDVTGSVTNTVGDVTGGVDDLTGGVTDTLGDVTDTVGDVTNTVGLTDTLGGVTDTLGDVTDTVGDVTNGVTGTVGDVTDTVGGITNDVTGTLGDVTDGLTTADVTGTLGDVTDTLGDVTGGVTDTLGDVTDTVGNVTGGVTDTLGDVTDTVGDVTNTVGLTDTLGGVTDTLGDVTDTVGDATGGVTDTLGDVTDTVGGITNDVTGTLGDVTDGLTTADVTGTLGDVTDTLGDVTGGVTDTLGDVTDTVGGITNDVTDTLGDVTDTVGDVTNTVGLTDTLGGVTDTLGDVTDTVGGITNGVTDTVGDVTDTVGGITSDVTNTVGGVTDGLTTADVTGTLGDVTDTLGDVTGGVTDTLGDVTDTVGDVTGGVTDTLGDVTDTVGDVTNTVGLTDTLGGVTDTLGDVTDTVGGITNGVTDTVGDVTDTVGGITNDVTNTVGDVTDGLTTADVTGTLGDVTDTLGDVTGGVTDTLGDVTDTVGGITNDVTNTVGDVTDTVGDVTNTVGLTDTLGGVTDTLGDVTDTVGGITNGVTDTVGDVTDTVGGITNDVTNTVGDVTDGLTTADVTGTLGDVTDTLGDVTGGVTDTLGDVTDTVGGITNDVTNTVGDVTDTVGDVTNTLGLTDTLGNVTDTLGDVTDTVGGITNDVTGTLGDVTDTVGGITNDVTNTVGDVTDGLTTADVTGTLGDVTDTLGDVTGGVTDTLGDVTDTVGGITNDVTNTVGDVTDTVGDVTNTLGLTDTLGNVTDTLGDVTDTVGGITNDVTGTLGDVTDTVGGITNDVTNTVGDVTDGLTTADVTGVVGDVTDTLGDVLGGVTDTLGDVTDTVGDVTGGVTNTLGDVTDTVGDVTNDVTNTLGLTDTVGDVLGNVTDTLGDVTDTVGDVTDGVTDTVGDVTDTVGGITNDVTNTVGDVTDGLTTADVTGVVGDVTDTLGDVLGGVTDTLGDVTDTVGDVTGGVTNTLGDVTDTVGDVTNDVTNTLGLTDTVGDVLGNVTDTLGDVTDTLGGITNGLTDTLGDVTDTLGDVTGNLTDTLGDVTGDVTGGLDGATDSTDGNPGRPDALASFFHWLGGLIQGVINFFVQLIRTAVELVFGQPPFGTSGGNGWWEL from the coding sequence ATGTCGGGCGGCCGCCATCGCGCGACGCAGAATCCTCTGGTCAAGCCCCGCACGGTCGGCTTCAGCCTGTTCGCCGGCGGTATGGCGCTCACGCTGGCTCAGTACCAGGCGCCGCCGACGGTCTCGATCCAACTGGTGAATGCCCCCGGCGCGCTCGGGTCCGGACAGGTGCCGCTCGCGCCAGCCGATGACGACGGCGGCGCCGACAGCACTTCAGGTGGCAGCGATGACGACGGCAACACCGGCAGCGGCGGCGACACGGACGGCGGTGCCGACGGCGGAAGCACCGGCGGCGACAGTCGCCCGAAAACCCGGGTAGGCGCCGGCACGACGACCGGCGGCGCGATCGGCACGACTTCTGGCGGCGACGAGGAGGAGTCGGAGTCGGACTCCAGTCGCCGGACAACCTCCTCGGACCCGGAGAGGGCGTTCGGCCCGACCGCCCTGCTTGGTGGGCTCGTCGGCGGACTCACGGACACGGTCGGCGGGGTGACGAACGGCCTCACCGACACGGTCGGTGGCGTGACGAACGGGCTGACCGACACGGTCGGTGGCGTCACGGACGGACTCACCACCGCCGATGTCACCGGGTCGCTCGGCAGTGTCACCGACACGCTGGGCGACGTGACAGGAAGCGTCACCAACACCGTGGGTGACGTCACCGGCGGTGTCGACGACCTGACGGGTGGAGTGACGGATACGCTCGGTGATGTCACTGACACGGTCGGCGATGTGACCAACACTGTCGGTTTGACCGACACGTTGGGTGGGGTGACCGACACCCTCGGCGACGTGACCGACACCGTCGGCGACGTGACCAACGGCGTGACCGGCACGGTCGGCGATGTCACCGACACGGTCGGCGGGATCACCAATGACGTGACCGGGACTCTCGGCGATGTCACCGACGGGCTCACGACTGCCGATGTGACAGGCACTTTGGGCGATGTCACCGACACCTTGGGTGATGTCACCGGCGGCGTGACCGACACCCTGGGCGATGTCACGGACACAGTCGGCAACGTGACGGGTGGAGTGACGGACACGCTCGGTGATGTCACCGACACCGTGGGCGATGTGACCAACACCGTCGGTTTGACCGACACGTTGGGTGGGGTGACGGACACCCTCGGCGATGTCACCGACACGGTCGGTGACGCCACGGGCGGGGTGACCGACACGCTCGGCGACGTGACCGACACTGTTGGTGGGATCACCAACGACGTGACCGGGACTCTCGGTGATGTCACCGACGGGCTCACGACTGCCGATGTGACAGGCACTTTGGGCGACGTGACCGACACCTTGGGTGATGTCACCGGCGGCGTGACCGACACCCTGGGCGATGTCACCGACACCGTTGGTGGGATCACCAACGACGTGACGGACACGCTCGGTGATGTCACCGACACGGTCGGCGATGTGACCAACACCGTCGGTTTGACCGACACGTTGGGTGGGGTGACCGACACTTTGGGTGACGTGACCGACACGGTCGGCGGGATCACCAACGGCGTCACCGACACCGTTGGAGACGTCACCGACACCGTCGGCGGGATCACCAGCGATGTGACGAACACCGTCGGCGGTGTCACCGATGGCCTCACGACTGCTGATGTGACAGGCACTTTGGGTGATGTCACCGACACCTTGGGTGATGTCACCGGTGGGGTGACCGATACCCTGGGCGATGTCACCGACACGGTCGGCGACGTCACGGGTGGAGTGACGGACACGCTCGGTGATGTCACTGACACGGTCGGCGATGTGACCAACACCGTCGGTTTGACCGACACGTTGGGTGGGGTGACCGACACCCTCGGCGACGTGACCGACACTGTCGGCGGGATCACCAACGGCGTCACCGACACTGTCGGGGACGTGACCGACACTGTCGGCGGGATCACCAACGACGTGACGAACACCGTCGGTGATGTGACCGATGGGCTCACGACTGCTGATGTGACAGGCACTTTGGGTGATGTCACCGACACCTTGGGTGATGTCACCGGTGGGGTGACCGATACCCTGGGCGATGTCACCGACACCGTTGGTGGGATCACCAACGACGTGACGAATACGGTCGGTGATGTCACCGACACGGTCGGCGATGTGACCAACACCGTCGGTTTGACCGACACGTTGGGTGGGGTGACCGACACCCTCGGCGACGTGACCGACACTGTCGGCGGGATCACCAACGGCGTCACCGACACTGTCGGGGACGTGACCGACACGGTCGGCGGGATCACCAACGACGTGACGAACACCGTCGGTGATGTGACCGATGGGCTCACGACTGCTGATGTGACAGGCACTTTGGGCGACGTCACCGACACGCTCGGTGATGTCACCGGTGGGGTGACCGATACCCTGGGCGACGTCACCGACACCGTTGGTGGGATCACCAACGACGTGACGAATACGGTCGGCGATGTCACCGACACGGTCGGCGATGTGACCAACACGCTGGGGTTGACCGACACGCTCGGCAACGTCACCGACACCCTGGGCGACGTGACCGACACCGTCGGCGGGATCACCAACGACGTGACCGGGACACTCGGAGACGTGACCGACACGGTCGGCGGGATCACCAACGACGTGACGAACACCGTCGGTGATGTGACCGATGGGCTCACGACTGCTGATGTGACAGGCACTTTGGGCGACGTCACCGACACGCTCGGTGATGTCACCGGTGGGGTGACCGATACCCTGGGCGACGTCACCGACACCGTTGGTGGGATCACCAACGACGTGACGAATACGGTCGGCGATGTCACCGACACGGTCGGCGATGTGACCAACACGCTGGGGTTGACCGACACGCTCGGCAACGTCACCGACACCCTGGGCGACGTGACCGACACCGTCGGCGGGATCACCAACGACGTGACCGGGACACTCGGAGACGTGACCGACACCGTCGGTGGGATCACCAACGACGTGACGAACACCGTCGGCGATGTGACCGACGGGCTTACCACCGCTGACGTCACCGGCGTCGTCGGCGATGTGACCGACACCCTGGGCGATGTGCTCGGCGGCGTGACCGACACGCTGGGTGATGTCACCGACACGGTCGGCGACGTGACCGGCGGCGTGACCAACACCCTCGGCGATGTCACCGACACCGTCGGTGATGTAACCAATGATGTGACAAACACTCTGGGCCTGACCGACACCGTCGGCGACGTGCTCGGCAACGTGACCGACACCCTCGGTGATGTCACCGACACGGTCGGCGACGTGACCGACGGCGTCACCGACACCGTGGGCGACGTCACCGACACCGTCGGTGGGATCACCAACGACGTGACGAACACCGTCGGCGATGTGACCGACGGGCTTACCACCGCTGACGTCACCGGCGTCGTCGGCGATGTGACCGACACCCTGGGCGATGTGCTCGGCGGCGTGACCGACACGCTGGGTGATGTCACCGACACGGTCGGCGACGTGACCGGCGGCGTGACCAACACCCTCGGCGATGTCACCGACACCGTCGGTGATGTAACCAATGATGTGACAAACACTCTGGGCCTGACCGACACCGTCGGCGATGTCCTCGGCAACGTGACCGACACCCTCGGTGATGTCACCGACACGCTCGGCGGCATCACCAACGGCTTGACCGACACGCTGGGCGATGTCACCGACACGCTCGGCGACGTGACCGGCAACTTGACCGACACACTCGGCGACGTCACGGGCGACGTCACCGGCGGACTCGACGGCGCCACCGATTCCACCGACGGCAACCCGGGCCGGCCGGATGCGCTCGCCAGCTTCTTCCACTGGCTCGGCGGTCTGATCCAAGGGGTCATCAACTTCTTCGTTCAGCTCATCCGCACGGCCGTCGAACTCGTCTTCGGACAACCGCCGTTCGGGACCAGTGGCGGCAACGGATGGTGGGAGCTGTAG
- a CDS encoding ABC transporter permease encodes MNAVAVFDAERIKLATTRSSVWIAVGVAALSLALAALQGGLASSPLEPQRAALGIAVFGVPVLTVLASMTVTAEYRSGMIRTTFIAAPNRSLVLMCKALVVALFSAVYAAVLVICSVLVARAVAAVPAGAELSASSPAVWRVAGAVGLYAALAAVLGVAVGALLRAGPGAVAVLLLWPLVVEPMLGNLPDVGPRVGPYLPFANIFLVTEVPWLYPVYDMPWGPAGSLVFFVALVAALFAGAVAVVNMRDA; translated from the coding sequence ATGAACGCGGTAGCGGTGTTCGACGCCGAGCGGATCAAACTGGCGACCACGCGGTCGTCGGTGTGGATCGCCGTCGGGGTCGCGGCGTTGAGCCTGGCGCTGGCCGCCCTGCAGGGGGGCCTGGCCTCCTCGCCGCTGGAACCGCAACGGGCCGCCCTGGGAATCGCGGTCTTCGGTGTGCCGGTGCTGACGGTGCTCGCGTCGATGACGGTCACAGCCGAATACCGCAGCGGGATGATCCGCACGACGTTCATCGCGGCGCCGAACCGGAGCTTGGTGCTGATGTGCAAAGCGCTTGTGGTGGCGCTGTTTTCAGCCGTATACGCGGCCGTGCTGGTCATCTGTTCCGTCCTGGTCGCCCGCGCGGTCGCGGCGGTGCCCGCGGGAGCGGAGCTTTCGGCGTCGTCGCCGGCGGTCTGGCGGGTCGCCGGCGCGGTCGGGCTCTACGCGGCGCTCGCCGCGGTGCTCGGGGTCGCCGTCGGCGCGCTGCTGCGGGCGGGACCCGGTGCGGTGGCGGTGTTGCTGCTGTGGCCGCTGGTGGTGGAGCCCATGCTCGGAAACCTGCCCGACGTGGGACCGCGCGTCGGCCCGTATCTACCGTTCGCCAACATCTTCCTGGTTACCGAGGTGCCCTGGTTGTATCCGGTGTACGACATGCCGTGGGGGCCGGCGGGGTCGCTCGTGTTCTTTGTCGCGTTGGTCGCCGCGCTGTTCGCCGGGGCGGTCGCGGTGGTCAACATGCGTGACGCCTGA
- a CDS encoding ABC transporter ATP-binding protein: MIELAGLTKVFGRTRAVDDLTCTIEPGLVTGFLGPNGAGKSTTMRMILGLDHPTSGTATINGRAYRRLADPLRSVGALLDARQAHPNRSARNHLRWIAASNRIPTKRVDEVLEMVGLGTVAGKRVGTLSLGMSQRLGIAAALLGDPPVLLFDEPVNGLDPEGIRWVRTLMRSLAAEGRTVFVSSHLLAEMANTADRLVVIGRGRLIASTTVSEFVGRSGAGAVRVRSPQASSLQRVLAEAGLAAQSDATGSALVVTGTTTDVIGDLAARNGITLHELSARQASLEEAYMALTDGAVEYRTSGA, translated from the coding sequence ATGATCGAATTGGCCGGTCTCACCAAGGTGTTCGGCCGGACCCGGGCCGTCGACGACCTCACCTGCACGATCGAACCAGGGCTGGTGACCGGCTTCCTCGGCCCGAACGGCGCGGGGAAGTCCACCACCATGCGGATGATCCTCGGGCTGGACCACCCGACGTCGGGCACCGCGACGATCAACGGGCGTGCCTACCGTCGGCTGGCCGATCCGCTGCGCAGCGTCGGCGCGCTGCTCGACGCGCGGCAGGCCCACCCCAACCGGTCGGCGCGCAACCACCTGCGCTGGATCGCGGCGAGTAACCGCATTCCGACCAAGCGGGTCGACGAGGTGCTGGAGATGGTGGGCCTCGGCACCGTCGCCGGGAAACGGGTCGGCACTTTGTCGCTGGGCATGAGTCAGCGGTTGGGCATCGCGGCGGCGCTGCTCGGCGACCCGCCGGTGCTGTTGTTCGACGAACCGGTCAACGGCCTGGATCCAGAGGGCATCCGGTGGGTCCGCACGCTCATGCGCAGCCTGGCCGCCGAGGGGCGCACGGTGTTCGTGTCCAGCCACCTACTGGCCGAGATGGCCAACACGGCCGACCGCCTGGTGGTGATCGGCCGGGGCCGGCTGATCGCGTCGACGACGGTCAGCGAGTTCGTCGGGCGCTCCGGCGCAGGGGCGGTGCGGGTACGCAGCCCGCAGGCGAGCTCACTGCAGCGCGTGCTGGCCGAGGCCGGTCTGGCGGCGCAGTCCGATGCCACGGGCTCGGCCCTTGTGGTGACCGGGACGACGACCGACGTGATCGGGGATCTGGCCGCCCGCAACGGGATCACGCTGCACGAATTGAGCGCCCGGCAAGCCTCACTGGAGGAGGCGTACATGGCGCTCACCGACGGAGCCGTCGAGTATCGGACGTCGGGCGCATGA
- a CDS encoding SGNH/GDSL hydrolase family protein — protein sequence MSRYVALGSSMAAGPGIRPRATGSPRRAGRSQRNYPHLVAARLGLDLVDVTYSGATTAHILTEPQHGEPPQISALDGTEELVTITIGGNDVGYVPMLAVAGLPHMLRAVPLIGGLLRAQVDRSARDAALRQVGAALETVGREVRARSPHARVCFVDYLTLLPPAGTPAPPLSDADADTGRHIADALERATAEAAAATGCQVVKVAEPSRAHHAWSQDPWTTTTGLPLPGRPAPLHPNAAGMSAVADLVVAQVS from the coding sequence ATGAGTCGCTATGTGGCGCTGGGCAGTTCGATGGCCGCCGGTCCGGGTATCCGGCCGCGTGCCACCGGGTCACCGCGGCGGGCGGGTCGCTCGCAGCGCAACTACCCCCATCTGGTCGCCGCCCGGTTGGGTCTCGACCTCGTCGACGTCACGTACTCCGGGGCCACCACCGCCCATATACTGACCGAACCGCAACACGGTGAGCCGCCGCAGATTTCGGCGCTCGACGGCACCGAGGAGCTCGTGACGATCACAATCGGCGGCAACGACGTCGGCTATGTGCCGATGCTGGCGGTCGCCGGCCTGCCGCACATGCTGCGCGCCGTGCCGCTGATCGGCGGCCTGCTGCGCGCACAGGTCGACCGCAGTGCCCGTGACGCGGCGCTGCGCCAGGTTGGCGCGGCGCTCGAGACGGTCGGACGGGAGGTGCGGGCGCGGTCGCCGCACGCGCGGGTGTGCTTCGTCGACTACCTCACGCTGCTGCCGCCGGCCGGCACCCCGGCGCCGCCGCTGTCCGACGCCGACGCCGACACCGGCCGGCACATCGCCGACGCGCTCGAACGCGCCACCGCCGAAGCGGCCGCGGCGACCGGCTGCCAGGTCGTGAAGGTCGCCGAACCGAGTCGTGCGCACCACGCCTGGTCGCAGGACCCCTGGACCACGACGACCGGGCTGCCGCTTCCGGGGCGCCCAGCGCCGTTGCACCCGAACGCCGCGGGGATGAGTGCCGTGGCGGACCTGGTTGTGGCGCAGGTGAGCTGA